A stretch of Henckelia pumila isolate YLH828 chromosome 4, ASM3356847v2, whole genome shotgun sequence DNA encodes these proteins:
- the LOC140894521 gene encoding probable serine/threonine-protein kinase At1g09600 codes for MGCLCSRGSDVNDYVAENEKANEKEVKKISVQMIAPLQGEEIIVGVGNLKNEGSLHSRSKTSLESNGSCIPPLNVEDDGKTRIIERPKNGHQRRSTSEFGGVNGVQQRMSRIAITPHGTRGEHAAAGWPSWLASVAGEAIHGWVPRSAESYEKINKIGQGTYSSVYRARDLTTDKIVAMKKVRFVNMDPESVRFMAREISILRRLDHPNVMKLEALVTSRISGSLYLVFEYMEHDLAGLLASPRVKFTEPQIKCYMQQMFRGLEHCHSRGVLHRDIKGSNLLVDNNGTLKIGDFGLATFLDPGQKQPLTSRVVTLWYRAPELLLGATDYGAGIDLWSAGCILAELFAGKPIMPGRTEVEQMHKIFKLCGSPTEEYWKKTKLPHASSFKSQKLYKSRLADTFRDFPSSALALVEVLLSIDPRNRGTAASALRSEFFTTKPLPSDPSSLPKYPPSKELDAKIREEEVRRQKADSVKGGGAGYARDNSRKSKPVPEEQGKSNKSTSYKYNPQEESGTGFPIEPPLRGNHLKNGYSHSNSVIHPSAAAGCSWAKTMCDDDTDHSVSVRSLSSSRRGVQLTRQGSQLQSTVDLSNHHLKCTDSTSNDGSTRYVPKKNRIHFSGPLMPPGGNMEDMLKEHEKQIQEAVRKAKTKKNCYEY; via the exons ATGGGTTGCCTTTGTTCCAGAGGATCAGATGTGAATGATTATGTTGCTGAAAACGAAAAGGCCAACGAGAAAGAGGtcaaaaaaatttcggtacagATGATAGCTCCCTTGCAAGGAGAGGAGATTATAGTAGGAGTAGGTAACCTCAAGAATGAAGGTTCACTTCATTCAAGATCAAAAACATCGTTAGAATCCAACGGGAGTTGTATCCCACCTTTAAACGTTGAGGATGATGGGAAAACGAGGATCATTGAAAGGCCGAAAAACGGGCACCAAAGGCGTTCTACCTCGGAGTTTGGAGGAGTCAATGGAGTGCAACAGAGAATGTCTAGGATAGCAATTACGCCCCATGGTACCAGAGGCGAGCATGCTGCTGCAGGATGGCCATCGTGGCTCGCTTCTGTCGCAGGAGAGGCCATTCATGGTTGGGTTCCTCGGAGTGCAGAATCCTATGAGAAAATCAACAAA ATTGGACAAGGAACATACAGTAGCGTGTACAGGGCTCGCGACCTAACAACTGATAAAATTGTTGCAATGAAAAAAGTCAGATTTGTGAATATGGACCCAGAGAGTGTTCGTTTCATGGCAAGGGAGATCAGCATTTTACGTAGATTAGACCATCCAAATGTCATGAAGCTTGAAGCATTAGTGACATCAAGGATTTCGGGAAGCTTGTACCTTGTATTTGAATACATGGAGCATGATCTTGCTGGACTTCTAGCTTCTCCCAGGGTCAAATTTACAGAGCCGCAGattaagtgttatatgcagcAGATGTTTAGGGGACTAGAACACTGCCACAGTCGTGGTGTTCTTCATCGAGATATTAAGGGTTCAAACCTTCTGGTGGACAATAATGGAACCCTCAAAATTGGAGACTTTGGTTTGGCTACATTTCTCGATCCTGGCCAGAAGCAACCATTAACTAGCCGTGTGGTGACTCTCTGGTACAGAGCTCCTGAACTGTTGCTAGGTGCAACAGACTATGGGGCCGGGATTGACTTGTGGAGCGCTGGTTGTATTCTTGCTGAGTTGTTCGCAGGGAAGCCTATCATGCCTGGAAGAACAGAG GTGGAGCAAATGCACAAGATATTCAAGTTATGTGGTTCCCCAACGGAGGAATATTGGAAGAAAACAAAATTACCGCATGCTAGTAGCTTTAAGTCACAGAAACTGTACAAGAGCCGTCTCGCTGACACTTTCAGGGACTTTCCTTCATCGGCTTTGGCCCTCGTAGAAGTACTTCTTTCTATCGATCCACGTAACAGGGGTACTGCTGCTTCCGCCCTCAGAAGTGAG TTCTTCACAACAAAGCCTCTTCCCAGCGATCCTTCTAGCTTACCCAAGTATCCTCCAAGTAAGGAACTTGATGCGAAAATTCGAGAAGAGGAAGTAAGAAG ACAAAAAGCTGATAGTGTTAAAGGTGGAGGGGCTGGATATGCTCGCGATAATTCAAGAAAATCAAAGCCTGTTCCTGAAGAACAG GGGAAATCCAACAAGAGCACCAGTTACAAGTACAACCCGCAGGAGGAATCTGGAACTGGTTTCCCAATCGAGCCGCCACTCAGAGGGAATCATTTGAAGAACGGATATTCTCATTCAAATTCAGTGATTCACCCCAGTGCTGCAGCAGGATGCTCATGGGCTAAAACGATGTGTGACGATGATACAGATCATTCAGTGTCTGTCCGCTCATTAAGCTCTAGTCGACGTGGTGTACAACTCACAAGACAAGGCTCTCAATTGCAGTCGACAGTTGACTTGTCGAATCATCATTTGAAGTGCACTGACTCAACGTCAAATGATGGCTCAACA CGTTATGTACCTAAGAAAAATAGGATACATTTTTCTGGGCCATTAATGCCTCCAGGAGGGAACATGGAAGACATGTTAAAAGAACACGAAAAACAGATTCAAGAAGCAGTTCGCAAAGCCAAGACCAAAAAGAACTGCTACGAGTACTAG
- the LOC140894522 gene encoding uncharacterized protein isoform X2: MDLWCVQARSNVFLLKNSSPEKPIIWNPRNTSMASDFRVSRKESLSGCCKYRSITVRAMGKKNPGNSNSGNSDNPKAGGDGTDGKNPPAGKNKSSNNESQKSHGKPLDWREFRALLYIQEQAENADSAHNQEKTAPGSVSLPLKWAHPISAPENGCLLVATEKLDGVRTFERTVVLLLRSGTRNPQEGPFGVVINRPLHKKMKHMNPTNIELATTFSDCSLHFGGPLDASMFLIRAGETTGRPGFEEVINGVYFGSRNTLDEASGLVKKGTLKSHDFRFFVGYAGWQLDQLREEIESDYWYVAACSANMIFGASQSSSPDGLWEEILQLMGGHYSELSRKPKQDL, translated from the exons ATGGATCTATGGTGTGTGCAAGCTAGAAGCAATGTCTTTCTCCTGAAAAATTCATCTCCGGAGAAACCCATTATCTGGAATCCCAGAAACACTTCGATGGCTTCGGATTTTAGGGTTTCGAGGAAGGAATCTTTATCTGGTTGTTGTAAGTACAGATCGATCACAGTCAGAGCCATGGGGAAGAAGAACCCAGGAAATTCCAATTCTG GAAATAGTGATAATCCGAAAGCTGGAGGAGATGGAACAGATGGGAAAAATCCTCCTGCTGGAAAAAACAAATCTAGTAATAATGAATCCCAGAAATCTCACGGTAAACCCTTGGATTGGAGAGAATTCAGAGCATTGCTCTACATCCAAGAGCAG GCAGAAAATGCAGATTCCGCTCACAACCAAGAGAAGACAGCTCCTGGATCTGTATCTCTTCCCCTCAAATGGGCACACCCAATATCAGCACCTGAGAATGGCTGTCTCCTAGTTGCCACAGAAAAGCTCGATGGAGTTCGCACATTTGAGAGGACCGTAGTTCTTCTCCTCAGATCTGGAACAAGGAACCCACAAGAGGGTCCATTTGGGGTTGTTATAAATCGTCCGCTTCACAAAAAAATGAAACACATGAATCCCACTAATATTGAGTTAGCAACTACATTTTCAGATTGTTCTTTGCATTTCGGTGGACCCCTCGATGCAAGTATGTTTTTGATAAGAGCTGGGGAAACTACAGGACGTCCCGGTTTTGAGGAGGTCATTAATGGAGTGTATTTTGGTTCTCGAAATACTCTCGATGAAGCATCAGGATTGGTGAAGAAAGGCACTCTTAAGTCTCACGATTTCAGGTTCTTTGTGGGATACGCAGGATGGCAGCTGGACCAATTAAGAGAGGAGATTGAATCGGACTACTGGTATGTTGCTGCTTGCAGTGCAAATATGATATTTGGTGCTTCACAGAGTTCCTCGCCTGACGGATTGTGGGAGGAGATTCTGCAACTAATGGGTGGTCACTATTCTGAATTAAGCCGCAAGCCTAAGCAAGATCTATAG
- the LOC140860337 gene encoding uncharacterized protein isoform X1, producing the protein MENSSNLAPLPEEESENASQNLGKMPSSFASKPDRPPVQISLQKYMPLDWTSYFDQEEDVHIEDSEDVFHIYKAGTEGPVVFCLHGGGYSGLSFAMSASKIKEKAQVVAMDLRGHGKSSTGNDLDLSIETMCNDVLAVLKTMYGNSPPAIVIVGHSMGGSIAVHVTAKKALPSLAGLVIVDVVEGTTLASLVHMQKILSNRMQHFSTIEKAIEWSVKGGTLRNIESARVSIPSTLTYDDSRKCYTHRARLEETEQYWRGWYEGLSERFLSSSVPKLLLLAGTDRLDRTLTIGQMQGKFQMVVVRHTGHAIQEDVPDEFATLVLNFISHIRIGPHGVEIPGLRRP; encoded by the exons atGGAGAATTCATCGAACCTAGCTCCGCTTCCGGAAGAGGAATCCGAAAATGCCTCGCAAAATCTCGGGAAAATGCCATCCTCCTTTGCTTCCAAACCTGATCGTCCACCAGTGCA GATTTCTTTACAAAAATATATGCCTTTAGATTGGACGAGTTACTTTGACCAAGAAGAAGATGTCCATATCGAGGATTCAGAGGAT GTTTTTCACATTTATAAGGCTGGAACTGAGGGTCCAGTTGTTTTCTGTCTACATGGTGGGGGTTATTCGGG GCTATCGTTTGCTATGTCCGCTagtaaaataaaagagaaagcTCAGGTAGTTGCCATGGATTTGAGGGGACATGGGAAGTCATCCACAGGGAATGATCTTGATCTATCTATCGAG ACAATGTGCAATGATGTACTGGCAGTTCTGAAGACCATGTATGGAAATTCTCCTCCTGCAATTGTGATTGTAGGTCACAG CATGGGAGGCTCCATTGCTGTTCATGTTACCGCAAAGAAGGCACTTCCCAGCTTGGCTGGGTTAGTTATTGTTGATGTTGTTGAG GGAACAACATTGGCATCATTGGTACACATGCAGAAGATTCTATCGAATAGAATGCAGCATTTCTCTACAATTGAGAAAGCG ATTGAATGGAGTGTCAAAGGAGGCACTTTGAGAAATATTGAATCTGCTCGTGTCTCTATTCCCAGCACACTGACATATGATGATTCGAGAAAGTG TTATACCCATCGTGCTAGACTGGAAGAAACAGAGCAATATTGGAGAGGCTG GTATGAGGGACTTTCAGAAAGGTTCTTGTCATCTTCTGTACCAAAACTATTGCTTTTGGCAGGCACTGATAGATTGGACAG AACTCTCACTATTGGTCAAATGCAAGGAAAGTTCCAAATGGTGGTCGTCAGGCATACGGGCCATGCCATACAA GAGGATGTTCCTGATGAATTCGCTACTCTGGTACTCAATTTTATATCGCACATTCGAATTGGTCCTCATGGCGTCGAG ATTCCAGGACTTCGTCGTCCTTAG
- the LOC140894522 gene encoding uncharacterized protein isoform X1, with translation MDLWCVQARSNVFLLKNSSPEKPIIWNPRNTSMASDFRVSRKESLSGCCKYRSITVRAMGKKNPGNSNSGNSDNPKAGGDGTDGKNPPAGKNKSSNNESQKSHGKPLDWREFRALLYIQEQQAENADSAHNQEKTAPGSVSLPLKWAHPISAPENGCLLVATEKLDGVRTFERTVVLLLRSGTRNPQEGPFGVVINRPLHKKMKHMNPTNIELATTFSDCSLHFGGPLDASMFLIRAGETTGRPGFEEVINGVYFGSRNTLDEASGLVKKGTLKSHDFRFFVGYAGWQLDQLREEIESDYWYVAACSANMIFGASQSSSPDGLWEEILQLMGGHYSELSRKPKQDL, from the exons ATGGATCTATGGTGTGTGCAAGCTAGAAGCAATGTCTTTCTCCTGAAAAATTCATCTCCGGAGAAACCCATTATCTGGAATCCCAGAAACACTTCGATGGCTTCGGATTTTAGGGTTTCGAGGAAGGAATCTTTATCTGGTTGTTGTAAGTACAGATCGATCACAGTCAGAGCCATGGGGAAGAAGAACCCAGGAAATTCCAATTCTG GAAATAGTGATAATCCGAAAGCTGGAGGAGATGGAACAGATGGGAAAAATCCTCCTGCTGGAAAAAACAAATCTAGTAATAATGAATCCCAGAAATCTCACGGTAAACCCTTGGATTGGAGAGAATTCAGAGCATTGCTCTACATCCAAGAGCAG CAGGCAGAAAATGCAGATTCCGCTCACAACCAAGAGAAGACAGCTCCTGGATCTGTATCTCTTCCCCTCAAATGGGCACACCCAATATCAGCACCTGAGAATGGCTGTCTCCTAGTTGCCACAGAAAAGCTCGATGGAGTTCGCACATTTGAGAGGACCGTAGTTCTTCTCCTCAGATCTGGAACAAGGAACCCACAAGAGGGTCCATTTGGGGTTGTTATAAATCGTCCGCTTCACAAAAAAATGAAACACATGAATCCCACTAATATTGAGTTAGCAACTACATTTTCAGATTGTTCTTTGCATTTCGGTGGACCCCTCGATGCAAGTATGTTTTTGATAAGAGCTGGGGAAACTACAGGACGTCCCGGTTTTGAGGAGGTCATTAATGGAGTGTATTTTGGTTCTCGAAATACTCTCGATGAAGCATCAGGATTGGTGAAGAAAGGCACTCTTAAGTCTCACGATTTCAGGTTCTTTGTGGGATACGCAGGATGGCAGCTGGACCAATTAAGAGAGGAGATTGAATCGGACTACTGGTATGTTGCTGCTTGCAGTGCAAATATGATATTTGGTGCTTCACAGAGTTCCTCGCCTGACGGATTGTGGGAGGAGATTCTGCAACTAATGGGTGGTCACTATTCTGAATTAAGCCGCAAGCCTAAGCAAGATCTATAG
- the LOC140865159 gene encoding uncharacterized protein, translating to MSAPALSNVSCRHSQIRDAFSLDNRKRLASPVDPRLVKITMSRPFGQSQVRLNHCRRESTCCSIRMAYVDEKLADRSIVLKPADVLAYDLVQGTDVRWSYISDKSAPEPPTAVLLHGILGCRKNWGTFARRLAKEFPKWQFLLVDLRCHGDSASLKKRGPHSVAAAALDVLKLLGQMRLTPRVVVGHSFGGKVALSMVDQVAKPLARPVRVWVLDATPGNVRAGADGDDHPAELISFLNTLPKEVSSKRGVMDALVQSGFSKDVAQWVVTNLRQTPINGSSSSSFSWVFDLKGISEMYQSYEETNMWKIVEDVPRGVHINFLKAERSLHRWALEDLRRIHVAEEQAAEEGGGVEMHVLEDAGHWVHADNPDGLFRILSFSFQGF from the exons ATGTCAGCGCCCGCCCTATCGAATGTTTCTTGCCGCCATAGTCAAATTCGAGATGCTTTCAGCTTGGATAATCGGAAACGTTTAGCATCACCGGTGGATCCTAGGCTGGTGAAAATCACGATGTCCAGGCCTTTTGGCCAG TCGCAAGTCAGGCTGAACCACTGTAGAAGAGAGTCAACTTGTTGTAGCATTCGAATGGCATATGTAGATGAGAAGCTAGCAGATAGAAGCATTGTCTTGAAGCCTGCTGACGTTTTG GCTTACGATCTTGTCCAAGGAACAGAT GTGAGGTGGAGTTACATCTCAGACAAATCAGCTCCTGAACCTCCAACCGCTGTTCTTTTACATGGCATTCTAGGTTGCAGAAAAAATTGGG GTACTTTTGCTCGAAGATTGGCTAAAGAGTTCCCTAAATGGCAA TTTCTCCTGGTAGACCTGCGCTGTCATGGTGATTCAGCATCTCTGAAGAAGAGGGGACCCCATTCTGTCGCTGCAGCTGCTCTTGACGTTTTAAAGCTA CTTGGTCAGATGAGGCTTACTCCTCGAGTGGTAGTTGGTCACAGCTTTGGTGGAAA GGTTGCCTTGAGTATGGTGGATCAGGTTGCAAAGCCTCTTGCTCGACCTGTTAGA GTCTGGGTTTTAGATGCTACTCCTGGAAACGTTCGAGCTGGTGCAGATGGAGATGACCATCCTGCTGAACTCATCTCTTTTCTTAATACATTGCCAAAAGAG GTCTCTTCCAAACGAGGTGTCATGGATGCTCTTGTTCAGAGCGGCTTCTCAAAAGATGTGGCACAG TGGGTGGTCACGAATCTTCGGCAGACTCCAATTAATGGATCATCATCATCAAGCTTCTCCTGGGTATTTGATCTCAAAGGTATTTCAGAGATGTATCAATCGTATGAAGAGACAAATATGTG GAAAATTGTGGAAGATGTGCCTCGGGGTGTACATATTAATTTTCTGAAAGCAGAAAGGAGCTTGCACAGATGGGCCCTAGAAGACCTTCGTAGGATTCATGTCGCTGAGGAACAAGCAGCTGAAGAGGGAGGTGGAGTCGAAATGCATGTCCTCGAAGATGCTGGCCACTGG GTACATGCTGACAATCCAGACGGGCTTTTTAGAATTCTTTCATTCTCTTTCCAAGGATTTTAG
- the LOC140860337 gene encoding uncharacterized protein isoform X2 — protein sequence MPLDWTSYFDQEEDVHIEDSEDVFHIYKAGTEGPVVFCLHGGGYSGLSFAMSASKIKEKAQVVAMDLRGHGKSSTGNDLDLSIETMCNDVLAVLKTMYGNSPPAIVIVGHSMGGSIAVHVTAKKALPSLAGLVIVDVVEGTTLASLVHMQKILSNRMQHFSTIEKAIEWSVKGGTLRNIESARVSIPSTLTYDDSRKCYTHRARLEETEQYWRGWYEGLSERFLSSSVPKLLLLAGTDRLDRTLTIGQMQGKFQMVVVRHTGHAIQEDVPDEFATLVLNFISHIRIGPHGVEIPGLRRP from the exons ATGCCTTTAGATTGGACGAGTTACTTTGACCAAGAAGAAGATGTCCATATCGAGGATTCAGAGGAT GTTTTTCACATTTATAAGGCTGGAACTGAGGGTCCAGTTGTTTTCTGTCTACATGGTGGGGGTTATTCGGG GCTATCGTTTGCTATGTCCGCTagtaaaataaaagagaaagcTCAGGTAGTTGCCATGGATTTGAGGGGACATGGGAAGTCATCCACAGGGAATGATCTTGATCTATCTATCGAG ACAATGTGCAATGATGTACTGGCAGTTCTGAAGACCATGTATGGAAATTCTCCTCCTGCAATTGTGATTGTAGGTCACAG CATGGGAGGCTCCATTGCTGTTCATGTTACCGCAAAGAAGGCACTTCCCAGCTTGGCTGGGTTAGTTATTGTTGATGTTGTTGAG GGAACAACATTGGCATCATTGGTACACATGCAGAAGATTCTATCGAATAGAATGCAGCATTTCTCTACAATTGAGAAAGCG ATTGAATGGAGTGTCAAAGGAGGCACTTTGAGAAATATTGAATCTGCTCGTGTCTCTATTCCCAGCACACTGACATATGATGATTCGAGAAAGTG TTATACCCATCGTGCTAGACTGGAAGAAACAGAGCAATATTGGAGAGGCTG GTATGAGGGACTTTCAGAAAGGTTCTTGTCATCTTCTGTACCAAAACTATTGCTTTTGGCAGGCACTGATAGATTGGACAG AACTCTCACTATTGGTCAAATGCAAGGAAAGTTCCAAATGGTGGTCGTCAGGCATACGGGCCATGCCATACAA GAGGATGTTCCTGATGAATTCGCTACTCTGGTACTCAATTTTATATCGCACATTCGAATTGGTCCTCATGGCGTCGAG ATTCCAGGACTTCGTCGTCCTTAG
- the LOC140865219 gene encoding small ribosomal subunit protein uS7-like: MADAIEATNQLDDKVHSSVMLFNRWSYDEVQINDISVEDYITATASKHPVYMPHTAGRYQAKRFRKAQCPIVERLTNSLMMHGRNNGKKLMAVRIIKHTMEIIHLLTDQNPIQVIVDAVINSGPREDATRIGSAGVVRRQAVDISPLRRVNQAIYLLTTGARESAFRNIKTIAECLADELINAAKGSSNSYAIKKKDEIERVAKANR, from the exons ATGGCGGATGCGATAGAGGCAACTAATCAGCTTGACGATAAGGTTCATAGCTCTGTAATGCTCTTCAACCGCTGGTCCTACGACGAAGTTCAG ATCAATGATATATCTGTTGAGGATTACATTACTGCAACTGCTTCAAAGCACCCCGTTTACATGCCTCACACTGCTGGGAGGTACCAAGCGAAGAGGTTCAGAAAGGCCCAGTGCCCAATTGTTGAAAGGTTGACTAATTCACTGATGATGCACGGGCGTAACAATGGGAAGAAGCTGATGGCCGTGCGCATCATCAAACATACCATggagatcattcacttgctgacagATCAAAACCCAATCCAAGTTATAGTGGATGCTGTGATCAACAG TGGACCTAGGGAAGATGCGACCAGGATTGGTTCTGCTGGTGTTGTGAGACGTCAAGCTGTTGATATTTCACCTCTGCGACGTGTCAACCAAGCAATATATCTTCTTACAACTGGCGCCAGGGAGAGCGCATTcagaaatattaaaacaattgcTGAATGCCTTGCTGATGAACTCATCAACGCGGCCAAAGGGTCCTCCAACAG CTACGCCATTAAGAAGAAAGATGAGATTGAAAGGGTTGCCAAGGCCAATCGTTGA
- the LOC140860337 gene encoding uncharacterized protein isoform X3, with amino-acid sequence MENSSNLAPLPEEESENASQNLGKMPSSFASKPDRPPVQLSFAMSASKIKEKAQVVAMDLRGHGKSSTGNDLDLSIETMCNDVLAVLKTMYGNSPPAIVIVGHSMGGSIAVHVTAKKALPSLAGLVIVDVVEGTTLASLVHMQKILSNRMQHFSTIEKAIEWSVKGGTLRNIESARVSIPSTLTYDDSRKCYTHRARLEETEQYWRGWYEGLSERFLSSSVPKLLLLAGTDRLDRTLTIGQMQGKFQMVVVRHTGHAIQEDVPDEFATLVLNFISHIRIGPHGVEIPGLRRP; translated from the exons atGGAGAATTCATCGAACCTAGCTCCGCTTCCGGAAGAGGAATCCGAAAATGCCTCGCAAAATCTCGGGAAAATGCCATCCTCCTTTGCTTCCAAACCTGATCGTCCACCAGTGCA GCTATCGTTTGCTATGTCCGCTagtaaaataaaagagaaagcTCAGGTAGTTGCCATGGATTTGAGGGGACATGGGAAGTCATCCACAGGGAATGATCTTGATCTATCTATCGAG ACAATGTGCAATGATGTACTGGCAGTTCTGAAGACCATGTATGGAAATTCTCCTCCTGCAATTGTGATTGTAGGTCACAG CATGGGAGGCTCCATTGCTGTTCATGTTACCGCAAAGAAGGCACTTCCCAGCTTGGCTGGGTTAGTTATTGTTGATGTTGTTGAG GGAACAACATTGGCATCATTGGTACACATGCAGAAGATTCTATCGAATAGAATGCAGCATTTCTCTACAATTGAGAAAGCG ATTGAATGGAGTGTCAAAGGAGGCACTTTGAGAAATATTGAATCTGCTCGTGTCTCTATTCCCAGCACACTGACATATGATGATTCGAGAAAGTG TTATACCCATCGTGCTAGACTGGAAGAAACAGAGCAATATTGGAGAGGCTG GTATGAGGGACTTTCAGAAAGGTTCTTGTCATCTTCTGTACCAAAACTATTGCTTTTGGCAGGCACTGATAGATTGGACAG AACTCTCACTATTGGTCAAATGCAAGGAAAGTTCCAAATGGTGGTCGTCAGGCATACGGGCCATGCCATACAA GAGGATGTTCCTGATGAATTCGCTACTCTGGTACTCAATTTTATATCGCACATTCGAATTGGTCCTCATGGCGTCGAG ATTCCAGGACTTCGTCGTCCTTAG
- the LOC140861833 gene encoding 11-beta-hydroxysteroid dehydrogenase B, which translates to MDLINTVLNFFVPPASLLMLAFAWPTLTFINSCEWIYNTYFNAEDMENKVVVITGASSGIGEQIAYQYAKRGANLVLVARRENRLWGISENATRLGAQNVLITAADVVKEDDCRRFINETINYYGRIDHLVNTASLGHTFYFEEATDSGVFPILMDINFWGNVYPTHVALPYLRESNGRIVVNASVENWLPLPRMSLYSAAKSALINFYETLRFEVREEVGITVATHGWIGTEMTRGKFMVEEGAEMQWKEEREVHVSGGPVEEFAKLIVSGACRGDPYVKYPSWYDIFFLYRVFAPKVLYWTFSFLLTTAGARKTSFIGTGRPLLEGSPSRTFTGSPQGSPSRRFTGSPPVTIPQAFQMQQKME; encoded by the exons ATGGATCTGATCAACACTGTGCTGAATTTTTTTGTGCCACCAGCAAGCCTGCTGATGCTTGCCTTTGCATGGCCGACACTCACCTTCATCAACTCCTGTGAATGGATTTACAACACATACTTCAATGCTGAAGACATGGAGAACAAGGTGGTGGTTATCACCGGAGCTTCTTCCGGGATCGGAGAG CAAATCGCTTATCAATATGCAAAGAGGGGCGCAAACCTAGTATTGGTCGCAAGAAGAGAGAACCGGTTGTGGGGAATAAGTGAGAATGCGACAAGGCTGGGGGCACAGAATGTGTTGATAACGGCTGCTGATGTCGTGAAAGAAGATGATTGTCGAAGATTTATCAATGAAACCATTAACTATTATGGCCGTA TTGATCATCTAGTGAATACAGCAAGTTTAGGACACACTTTCTACTTTGAGGAAGCTACGGACTCGGGCGTGTTTCCCATTTTAATG GACATAAACTTTTGGGGTAATGTGTATCCAACTCATGTAGCCCTCCCGTACTTACGGGAGAGCAATGGTCGCATTGTGGTGAATGCCTCGGTTGAGAATTGGTTGCCTTTGCCGAGGATGAGCTTGTATTCT GCCGCTAAATCGGCACTCATAAACTTTTACGAGACGCTGAGGTTTGAAGTGAGGGAAGAGGTCGGTATTACAGTTGCAACACATGGTTGGATCGGAACTGAAATGACCAGAGGTAAATTCATGGTGGAGGAAGGGGCAGAGATGCAGTGGAAGGAAGAAAGAGAA GTGCATGTATCTGGTGGACCCGTGGAGGAGTTTGCGAAACTTATTGTTTCTGGGGCGTGCAGAGGGGATCCGTATGTGAAGTATCCGAGCTGGTATGACATATTCTTTTTGTACAGAGTCTTTGCACCAAAAGTGCTGTACTGGACTTTTAGCTTCCTCTTAACGACTGCGGGTGCACGAAAAACGTCCTTCATTGGAACTGGGAGGCCGTTGCTAGAGGGATCCCCTTCAAGAACGTTTACTGGAAGCCCTCAgggatccccttcaagaagattTACTGGAAGCCCTCCAGTGACCATACCCCAAGCCTTTCAGATGCAGCAGAAAATGGAGTGA